CTCAACTGCATTTAGAGGTTCAGGCACCAGCATTTACCAGCTGGTCAGAGCAGGAGCGCCACCAGTGGCGTGACGGTCTGCTTTCGGAACTGGTAGATCAGCGACCTCTATGCCCACCCGGATTAGCACGTACGGCAGATGCCCGTTATCACTCATTTCCCGGTTCACAAAGCCCTCTTGGACCTTGCCAACTCATTGCAGCCTTCACTTGCCCACAGGCAAAGTAGGTGGCTTTAGGACAACGCTTTTTGTGACACAGTCCCGGACACCATTCAGCCAAGAAAAATTCCTTCCTTGACCAGTGGTTGTGAAGAACGAAAAAGTGAACACTTATTTACGGCTCCTCAGTTCCTGAAGAATTGCAGTGTTGCACCTCGAACACGAATACTACGGTCTTACCatgttcggaaaaataatttgctGAACTGTTCCTTTCTGTGTGCATTCCTTGCAATTTCAATCGGCATATATTCCTGAATAATGCTGACAAGAAAGGAAaggctttaaagaaaaaaatatgacgCAAACGGAGGGTGCTGCAGCATCCTGAAGGATGGCTCGCCACACTGCTAACCGAAGAACTTTCGAAGAtttcgttttttcttgtttttttttggaagggttATTCTCAGCGGAGACACAGAACGTTCTTGTCTGCTGTTGTTTCCTTTGCACTTCGAACCAGGTTTTCCCACCACGCACGTCGGCCCAGCTACGAGCAGGAAATCATGGGCCTCTTTCTGAAAAGAATACACCAAGCACTGCTTCACGTGGTAAAAGACCGATCCCCAGGCGTAGCAGTCGAACACAGGAATATGGCCAAGCTTTATGAAACTTGTCTCAAGTTCGTGGAGCAGGAGCAGAGTACCGGAGTTGCGGAACTACTTGATGCCATGAACATCAGCAACGGATCACTGAAGGCAAGTCTGAGCGGCCGTTTTAAGggcaaaatagaaaaacaaacaaacaatattTGACGACCAGAATTATATTCTGACGTTGGGTTTGCTATGGCACTCAGCAGTCGGAAGTCTAAAATCCATATTAAAAGCATTTAGGACACCGCTGACCATGCACACACTCAGAGTGTGCAGGGCACAATGGTCTCTTGAACGTGAGACCGCGGCCACCTTTTACTCATGCTTTTAGGAATAAAGTGACTAGATTCTATTTGCCAAAATTCAATAGATTTTAACTACCAAAATATTTGCACTATGCAAAAGATGAACACAACGCACAGCTGCTGTTAATTGAGTGATCGTAACGCGAGAAATTTGGCCTCGACCATAAACTTTTAACTGAAAAAAGCCTATCACCTGCCGCACAAAATCACGCAGTCCATCACGAGTGCCGCTGAACTCTTCCGGTTCATCGTGGGCAAGAGCCTTAGCTGCGGGTTGGCCTCGGTTGTAAGCGTCACCCTCGAAAAATGCTGGTCACCTCGAAATCCTCTTGTCGTGGTCATCGATATGGGCCAGACCCTGGTGTCCACCCTACGTTACGTTAACGTTGGGTCTTATCTAAGGTACACTATCGCGGACATCCACCCTTCGGACGTCGACGCTGCGGCTACGGCTGTCTTCGATATCGACGTTGCTATCGAAACGTGGCGACGAGAGGCTGACAAGAAGGAGCCATTCTCCACTGCGCAGCTGCAGGACCTCCCGGCTGCGCCGAAGGGGGCCAACTGGGTGCAAGCCCTGAACGGCGGTCTGTCAACAGCTACTGGCATTTCTCCCTTCACGACCAGAAGTGAAGTGAGGATCAGGGCACTCGTACAAATCGGCACTGCCCTGACTGCACTGCTCTCCACTCCGACACCAATCGAACACGCACGACTCTACGTCCTCCTTCTTCTGTTAGCACAGGTAAGAGCCCGATCCGCAACACTATCTGTCTCTCTATACAGGCTCAAACTTTCCATAGAAGTTTTCCTATTGCTGAAAAACACAGATTTTTTCAGTTATTACCATCAAGGAAAACCAATCCCACGAACATATGGCTACATATTTATAATCTTTATAGGTACCGCACTTGTACCATACGTGCTATAAAACTGCCTGTCTTATTCACATGTTTTGGTATTTAGAaaattgtgtttttttcttcattaataGATATTGCAATGCTCAGATTGCGCTCTTCTGTTTTGCTCCAGTCAGGCATCGTGCACACGACGAGAAATAGACAGGAGGCGAGCAATATGCTACGCCTAATATATCCTCACGTTACCTCACTGTTAGCCTTTGATCTATCGTGTTAAATACGTTTTGCAGTCACAGGTTCATTGTTGAAGTAACGTAGTCAACCACACGCACCCCTCCTGGTAGTCAATAGGCTGTCCATTCACATATAACAACTAGACGACACTTTTTGTGGATTTAATTAACAGCATACGATTTCGGCACTCTGGAGCAGGTAACAAAGTACCGGTACCTTCTCGAGCGCACCCTAGAGCGAGCCCTGAAAGACCATGGCCAGTGCCTCCAGGTGACGGGCAGCCTCTTCAGCGCTGTTTTCCCAGCGTGGGTGACCCAGACGCTGGTTTCGAAGGAAGCCTTCAAAGACCTGGATCGAATGGTGGAACTCCTCCAGGAGACCATGATGGGCTTTCCTGCAATACTGTCCCGGCTCAAGATGAACGGTAGCGAGGTGACCGAATGGACCGTTCGCGTTGTAGGTGAGGAGATGGTCTGGACTTTCTATAATCGGAGAGATCCAAACCAATAAGTGCACATGCAATGCACTCTGCTTTCCTAACCGTTGAGACCCACCTCCTTAAAGCTTCGCAACGCCTCAATAAAAACATGCTTGAGGCAAACATTCACCAAGTGAATAGCGTTAATAGTTTGCAAGGGACGATGGTTCGGCTATTCTAACGCAAAAAATTGCTTGTCTAATTAGGGTAGTCATTATCTGAGCCTACACTTAGCGCGGCCAGGAGATATGTGGTGTGTGTAACCAGTAGGACTCAGAAGCTCATGCCTATGGCATAACGACAGATGTGAACCTGTCAGACCCAAATCAAGGAGGCGCAGTTGAGCTTTCTTTATTTTCGTGCGTCGATTGATGTACGCGAATTTCTCTATGGTGCACACTGTCGCCATCAAAACTTGTGTATGTGAGGCAGTTCGAAGCCCACGCATGCTGTTGCTCGCCCATATGAGTCCTAAGATTGTCGCACTGAGTAATGAACGACATCGCGGCATGTGGATGGACGGTAAAAGAAAGGGAGCAAAGGGCGCTTGCATATCTTTTACGGCCACTTtttcgccgcagccgaacagCCAATTTTGTGCATAATAGCACTTCGGTCGCGATTGAAACTCGTGCGAAAAACATCAGCAAACAATAAAAATGGGTGAGAAAGAGAGGAGAGAGAAGGATTTTCGCATTTCCGTTGTTAAGAAGACTGATGgccaatcctgtaatttttaatATTGATTGTTTTGTTAATGCATTTGAGGTCTTTTAATGAAAGGTGTTAATGGTATCATCAACTATTTATTTTATCGTTTCCAACTTTTTGCATTCCCCTTATAGCCACAGTACCCCTCAGTGAGGCACTCCAGCCCCAGGTGGCTTAAAAATATACAGATCTGGTTTCTTTCATTCTCATCTGATTTAACTAAGGAATTTCTTGCACACTTGTCCTCCCGGTGACAACTCTCTTGACGGCGCAGCGTCTTCTGTGACACCGCTCACCACCTCGTCCTCACCGCCACCAACATCCGACTCGTCGCCTTATGACGACCGCTTTCTGCTCAATGTGGCTCGGGCCAGCAGAGACCAAGCGTTTCCTGCCCGCACAATCTACAGCGCCACCGCTTCATCAGCCGACGGCAGTGGCGAGTGCTTTGGCGAAGACGGCGATGCTCGCACACTCGCCGCTCGGCAGCTCCAGGCCACCACGACGTACAACAGCCGCAGCGGCCGAATGTACGTTCCGGCAATACTCTTATCTGACGCCATGTTTGTCCGTGATGACGCCGTGCCGGCCCTAGACTTGGCCACCTTGGGGTTCCGGCTTCTGGCCGCCTGGCTGCGGGGCCAGTTGGAGGCCCGGCCAGACCTCTTGGAAGACCTCAAGGAAAGCTCGCAGTGCCTGTGGCTGAAGCTCGAGACACCGGTCGACCTCCACCTCTCAGAGGAGGCTGTCCGAGAGGTAGTGGTGAACCACTGGGCCCTCAGCGTTGCGTTCTTGGCGTCCCAGTTGCCCCGACGACGGGGAGACCTCGTGAACGATGTGCTCAGCGATCGAGTCTTCTTCTGGAGGTTCTGCCAGTCTCTGTGTGGTGACGCTCTTCACAAGGATGTCTGTAGTTTCGTGGTCCATCACGTGCAAGGCTTCAAGGACACATTCATGTGCCCCAACTCTGCTACGCCGCCGTGCTGAGGTGTTGCGTCCGTCGTTTTGTATCGTCCGTGGATTTAATCGTATAGCGTCAAACTTTCTAATCCCTCTCAAAGTATTTCTCAGTATATTTTTTTATGAATTTCCCATTCTCCTTGACCACATAAACGTtttcacagccgaagtatctggCATAACTATACATATTTTCCAAGTTATTTACCGCATTCTTGAATCAATTCGTTTGGAGTATTACGTTGGCAATCTTTCCTTTTATGAAGCCAATAAAACCGGGCTTGCGGTGTTACCACCTTTTGGAACATTTGTGGCAGCCGTGTGTAtctgaaagacgcggattcgatcccgatCGCGGCTTTCGCACGTTGAAGAACACGCTTTGGGAAGTTACACTCAAACCATAAGCATTTAAGATATCCTGCGTTTGTTTCACACACGCGAAATAAAATAATTCTTGTTATTTCTGCGAAGATCGCAATGTAACTTTCCTCAGCGCTCCAAATTTATCGTTAAAATGTAGCATGTTGGAAACAGTGacgacaaaaaaaattattacgtCTTTTCTGCTCAACAGGCATAGAGACAAAAACTTGCCGGTTGACGATCAACGCCGATCACAGCCACCTTCCACGCCTTGAACCCTGACGGCTGTAAACATCAGGTGTAGAAGAGAACAAGGATAAGGAACCTAAGATTTTGtttttggtttacgggggttttcacgtcccaaagcggctcaggctaaaGAGAAACAGCGACATGTGAGGCTACAAGCTGGCGAACCCTCTCCCGAAAGACATAGAAAGTCGCTAGTGCAAACGTTGCGGGCAGGTGCGGAGAAAATAGCGCGCGAAAGTGGCGTGCGCGCCTTTTCAATAAATAAAGTTCAGTGCAGCAGTTGCAAAAACTGACAACGACCTAGGGTTTTGCAGTTTGCATTACACTGCCAAATTAAGCTCGgtttatttgatttatttgcaCGCTGACTTGTGTACCCAATTTGCACACACACTTACATATGCAAAAAAATATCGGAAACGCTCACAAAAGTTGTCAAAAAAAATATCACTACAGTCGGATAAAACCTCAGTCTGCAGGGAAGCTTGGCCCACAGTGAGGACCGCCGCACAAAATTCCTTCACAAGAATAAAGTAGTCCATCCTTGAAACGTCTTGTTACTTGTACAGGAAACTAATAACAACGAAgaaaatggtaaggtctagaattttgatacctggtttGTTTTTTACAGTCAAGCATAAAAAAGTTGAATTCATTTACTTTTGTAATCGACCAGCGGAATAATACAGAGCGCCGCAGactggcccagtgttagcaactgcgtttttttttaagttgtatcctactataagaAACAAGCGATCAATTCAGAATAGTATAATACATTAACAAATTCAGCAATAAATGGAGGGC
The genomic region above belongs to Amblyomma americanum isolate KBUSLIRL-KWMA chromosome 9, ASM5285725v1, whole genome shotgun sequence and contains:
- the LOC144103269 gene encoding uncharacterized protein LOC144103269, translating into MDAMTESMEDVDPCVDFQHHVCGRWFSHHARRPSYEQEIMGLFLKRIHQALLHVVKDRSPGVAVEHRNMAKLYETCLKFVEQEQSTGVAELLDAMNISNGSLKE
- the LOC144104985 gene encoding uncharacterized protein LOC144104985 produces the protein MGQTLVSTLRYVNVGSYLRYTIADIHPSDVDAAATAVFDIDVAIETWRREADKKEPFSTAQLQDLPAAPKGANWVQALNGGLSTATGISPFTTRSEVRIRALVQIGTALTALLSTPTPIEHARLYVLLLLLAQVTKYRYLLERTLERALKDHGQCLQVTGSLFSAVFPAWVTQTLVSKEAFKDLDRMVELLQETMMGFPAILSRLKMNGSEVTEWTVRVVASSVTPLTTSSSPPPTSDSSPYDDRFLLNVARASRDQAFPARTIYSATASSADGSGECFGEDGDARTLAARQLQATTTYNSRSGRMYVPAILLSDAMFVRDDAVPALDLATLGFRLLAAWLRGQLEARPDLLEDLKESSQCLWLKLETPVDLHLSEEAVREVVVNHWALSVAFLASQLPRRRGDLVNDVLSDRVFFWRFCQSLCGDALHKDVCSFVVHHVQGFKDTFMCPNSATPPC